One part of the Candidatus Borreliella tachyglossi genome encodes these proteins:
- the rplI gene encoding 50S ribosomal protein L9, producing the protein MKVILKEDFINLGKEGDTVNVKDGFARNYLLPKGYAVFSNKHNIDIFNQKRRSILKRQETKKKIALELKERLDLVKLEFVMQSSDSGKLFHSINSLNVSEELLKLGFKIERRKIDIHHGTLKTFGVYDVIIKLYEGINSIIKVEIKKEEKKDSLKKSKKVEKEV; encoded by the coding sequence ATGAAAGTAATTTTAAAAGAAGATTTTATTAATCTTGGTAAGGAAGGTGATACTGTTAATGTAAAGGATGGTTTTGCAAGGAATTACTTATTACCAAAAGGCTATGCTGTTTTTTCAAATAAGCATAATATTGATATTTTTAATCAAAAGAGGAGATCCATACTTAAGAGACAAGAAACAAAAAAAAAGATAGCGCTTGAACTTAAAGAGAGACTTGATCTTGTTAAGCTGGAGTTTGTAATGCAATCTAGTGATAGTGGGAAGTTGTTCCATAGTATTAACAGCTTAAATGTTTCTGAGGAGCTTCTAAAGCTTGGATTTAAAATTGAAAGAAGGAAAATAGATATACATCATGGTACTTTGAAAACTTTTGGAGTTTATGATGTAATTATTAAGCTTTATGAGGGAATTAACTCTATTATTAAGGTTGAGATAAAAAAGGAAGAGAAAAAAGATTCTCTTAAGAAGTCTAAGAAAGTTGAAAAGGAAGTTTAA
- the rpsR gene encoding 30S ribosomal protein S18, with amino-acid sequence MYKDRDSHQRDSRADGHQDGFKKNPNFRFFKKKSCKFCDMDRVPDFKEFDFLRKFITEQGKILPRRITGTSAKHQRRLAVEIKKARYMALLPFVKK; translated from the coding sequence ATGTATAAGGATAGAGATTCCCATCAGAGAGATTCAAGAGCTGATGGTCATCAGGATGGTTTTAAGAAAAACCCTAATTTTAGATTTTTTAAGAAAAAGTCATGCAAGTTTTGTGATATGGACAGAGTTCCAGATTTTAAAGAATTCGATTTCCTTAGAAAGTTTATTACGGAACAAGGGAAAATATTGCCTAGGAGGATTACAGGTACTTCTGCTAAACATCAGAGGCGTCTTGCTGTAGAGATTAAGAAAGCTAGATATATGGCTCTGCTTCCTTTTGTAAAAAAGTAG
- the ssb gene encoding single-stranded DNA-binding protein yields the protein MADINSLVLSGRLTRDSELTYTESGIAILKFGLANNRRMKRNDEWVDHAQFFDCVVFSKRAESLSTFLKKGKQVAVSGSLKYESWQDRNTGDKRSKISVLVDELQMFGAASATQGANNGSFESYKKPDSFKDIGFDDSFNEDIPF from the coding sequence ATGGCCGATATTAATTCATTAGTTTTGTCTGGCAGACTTACTAGAGACTCTGAGCTTACTTATACTGAGTCTGGTATAGCTATTCTTAAATTTGGTTTAGCTAATAATAGAAGAATGAAGAGAAATGATGAATGGGTTGATCATGCTCAATTTTTTGATTGTGTTGTTTTTTCAAAAAGAGCTGAGAGTCTTAGTACTTTTCTTAAGAAGGGAAAACAGGTTGCGGTGAGCGGTTCTTTAAAGTATGAGAGTTGGCAAGATAGGAACACTGGAGATAAGAGGAGTAAGATTAGTGTATTGGTAGATGAGCTTCAAATGTTTGGTGCAGCATCTGCTACTCAGGGCGCCAATAATGGTAGCTTTGAAAGTTACAAAAAGCCAGATTCATTTAAGGATATTGGCTTTGATGACAGTTTTAATGAGGATATACCTTTTTAG
- a CDS encoding MGMT family protein, whose translation MKVFKSPFEGDYYGLTYAELAVNAGFNARYSRYMGYCMTLKVYPLMIPYRRVISKDSKIEVFNCPGGISLKRFYSILKKIDHSYILSR comes from the coding sequence TTGAAAGTTTTTAAGAGTCCTTTTGAAGGTGATTATTATGGATTGACTTATGCTGAACTTGCAGTTAATGCTGGATTTAATGCGCGTTATTCTAGGTATATGGGTTATTGCATGACACTTAAGGTATATCCTTTAATGATACCCTATCGTAGAGTAATTTCTAAGGACAGTAAGATAGAAGTTTTTAATTGTCCTGGAGGAATCTCTTTGAAAAGATTTTACTCAATATTGAAAAAAATTGATCACTCTTATATACTATCTAGGTGA
- a CDS encoding PTS transporter subunit EIIC, which translates to MINFFKILRFAKLQKVSNAISLPLSILPISCLMLGIGSAMLNPSNSAYIDNNVFKAILGLMKTTGNIITLNIPLLFAIGITVGIARVHKGSAALSGLIGYLTFNVTENYFLEMFSELVDPSLMSSMGQINVLGIQTLNTGIVGALAVGLLVGCLHNRFYDIKLPLPFSFFSGFRFVPVVALPFCILLGIIFCSIWPNLDEIIASFGFFISKFDYFGSFLYGVLNRLLIPLGLHSILSFPFNFTSLGGTEVINGQAVRGIQNIFYAQLSDPQLTKFYAGISRFNSGFYLSIMFGLPGAAFGVYRGIIHDNKSKVASLLFSGALTAFMTGITEPLEFLFIFTAPLLYFVNAIYTGFALLIANILGISIGNTFSTGFFDFFMFGILQGHAKTNWIYILPLGFAFFGLYYFTFKWLYNYFDFQIFGVDEPFFEGSEGKVEGMGIAHLIVQGLGGLDNIQRFDVILTDLKFVVFSPELVSQDLLKETGALNVVAIDNTIRIAYGTHVYYIKQAIEAYSPKRLFGASVVVVSDNVKQGIKAYIEMREDDKLEKQGKTGKLYKLTKDEADE; encoded by the coding sequence ATGATAAATTTTTTTAAAATTCTTAGATTTGCAAAGTTGCAGAAAGTTTCCAATGCGATAAGTTTGCCACTTTCTATTTTACCAATTTCTTGTTTAATGCTTGGAATTGGGTCTGCAATGTTAAATCCTTCTAATTCGGCTTATATTGATAATAATGTCTTTAAGGCTATTTTAGGGCTTATGAAGACTACAGGTAATATTATTACCTTAAATATTCCATTACTTTTTGCCATAGGGATTACTGTTGGAATTGCGAGAGTTCACAAGGGATCTGCTGCGCTTTCAGGGCTTATTGGATATTTGACTTTTAATGTTACTGAGAATTATTTTCTTGAGATGTTTTCAGAACTTGTTGACCCCAGTTTAATGTCTTCTATGGGTCAAATAAATGTTCTTGGGATTCAAACTTTGAATACGGGTATTGTAGGTGCTTTGGCAGTAGGTCTTTTAGTTGGATGCTTACATAATAGATTTTATGATATTAAGTTACCGTTACCTTTTAGCTTTTTTTCTGGGTTTAGGTTTGTTCCCGTAGTAGCTTTGCCTTTTTGTATTTTATTGGGGATAATATTTTGCTCAATTTGGCCAAATCTTGATGAAATCATTGCTTCTTTTGGGTTTTTTATTTCTAAGTTTGACTATTTTGGTAGTTTTCTTTATGGAGTGTTAAACAGATTACTCATTCCTTTAGGGCTTCATTCTATTCTTTCATTTCCCTTTAATTTTACTTCATTGGGAGGAACAGAAGTTATTAATGGTCAGGCTGTTCGTGGTATTCAGAATATATTCTATGCTCAGTTGTCTGATCCACAACTTACTAAATTTTATGCAGGTATTTCTAGGTTTAATAGTGGTTTTTATCTTTCTATTATGTTTGGGCTTCCTGGAGCAGCATTTGGAGTTTATAGAGGAATTATTCATGATAATAAAAGTAAAGTTGCATCTCTTCTATTTTCAGGAGCGCTTACAGCTTTTATGACAGGGATCACAGAGCCTTTAGAATTTCTTTTTATTTTCACGGCACCTTTGCTTTATTTTGTTAATGCTATTTATACAGGATTTGCATTATTGATTGCTAATATACTTGGCATTTCAATTGGGAATACTTTTTCTACTGGATTTTTTGATTTTTTTATGTTTGGGATATTGCAAGGACATGCTAAAACGAATTGGATTTATATATTACCTTTAGGATTTGCATTTTTTGGTTTGTATTATTTTACTTTTAAATGGCTTTATAATTATTTTGATTTTCAGATTTTTGGTGTTGATGAACCATTTTTTGAGGGTAGTGAAGGAAAAGTTGAGGGGATGGGGATAGCACATTTGATAGTTCAAGGTCTTGGAGGTCTTGATAATATCCAGAGGTTTGATGTTATATTGACGGATCTAAAATTTGTAGTTTTTAGCCCTGAGCTTGTATCACAGGATTTGCTTAAAGAAACAGGGGCTTTAAACGTTGTTGCAATTGATAATACAATTAGAATTGCTTATGGAACCCATGTTTATTATATAAAACAAGCGATTGAAGCGTATTCTCCTAAAAGACTTTTCGGAGCTAGCGTCGTTGTTGTATCTGATAACGTGAAACAAGGCATTAAAGCCTATATTGAAATGAGAGAAGATGATAAACTTGAAAAGCAAGGTAAGACAGGAAAACTTTATAAGCTTACTAAAGATGAGGCTGATGAATAG
- the trhA gene encoding PAQR family membrane homeostasis protein TrhA: MPEKENKYKSYNYEIPKNELFSSMSHLFGIILSIIGTTILVTLSIISDNYFYAMLFLIYGCSMILLYTMSTLYHIFLKGTKIKKIFRKLDHISIFILISGTYTPPCLILIPSPNGKIILSIVWGLAILGIIFKSIYVNSPGWFNGCLFILMGWVIMFGIKFIYNALPLRGFLYLVLGGILYTTGGIVYAASKNLSPKANMRMHDIFHILIILASFSHFWFMLKYVLPTN; encoded by the coding sequence ATGCCTGAAAAAGAAAACAAATATAAATCTTATAACTATGAAATACCCAAAAATGAATTGTTTAGTTCAATGTCTCATCTATTTGGCATTATTTTATCAATAATAGGCACTACTATCCTTGTCACTCTATCAATTATCTCAGATAATTATTTTTACGCAATGTTATTTCTTATTTATGGATGCTCAATGATATTACTATACACAATGAGCACTCTTTATCATATTTTTTTAAAAGGAACCAAAATAAAAAAAATTTTTAGAAAACTTGATCACATATCAATATTCATATTGATATCAGGAACCTATACTCCACCTTGTCTAATCCTTATACCAAGTCCTAATGGAAAAATAATTCTTTCAATAGTTTGGGGACTCGCTATTTTAGGAATTATCTTTAAATCAATATATGTCAACAGTCCTGGATGGTTTAATGGGTGCTTATTCATACTTATGGGATGGGTTATTATGTTTGGAATCAAATTTATTTACAACGCACTCCCCTTAAGAGGTTTTTTATACTTAGTCCTTGGAGGTATCCTTTACACAACAGGTGGAATAGTGTACGCAGCAAGCAAAAACTTAAGTCCAAAAGCAAACATGAGAATGCATGATATTTTTCATATTCTAATAATACTTGCCTCCTTTTCTCACTTTTGGTTTATGTTGAAATATGTACTCCCTACTAATTAA
- the rseP gene encoding RIP metalloprotease RseP encodes MSVLFSLLGFSLIIFIHELGHFLFAKLFRVKVEVFSVGIGPSIFKFKVKGTEYRFSPIFLGGYCKLKGAEHLGNELRLGRQIEADKDSLFGISNFKKILIYFAGPLFNLILGFMFFIIIEMVGIIIFDYPSKINVTNKNSVSNFRDGDIISRVNTSDIRYFSDLKQAVPVKEVDITFTISRGSENVSFKEHTSLEKLLGEIRPWIDLVISKVESNSPAEVAGLKTNDKIIGINDVDLNNSKELNSLIINLDVDVVDIKFERNGEILTSKLLFQDANKSLGVYFLPRLERVIKADNLGIAIKNSFNKVLDVLGDILYSIFALLTNFTNNSKNIVGPVGLVNILSGSSSLGVSYWLNTVAIFNLLVAGMNLFFVVIPVFDGGQILISLIEILRGRRFKPKFIYYFYSFGIVLVLGLFILGLFNDLNNILG; translated from the coding sequence ATGTCTGTTTTGTTTAGTCTTTTGGGTTTTAGCCTTATAATATTTATTCATGAACTAGGCCATTTTTTATTTGCAAAGCTTTTTAGGGTTAAGGTTGAAGTTTTTTCTGTTGGAATAGGTCCCAGCATTTTTAAATTCAAAGTAAAGGGCACGGAGTATAGATTTTCTCCTATATTTTTGGGAGGCTATTGCAAGCTTAAAGGAGCTGAACACTTAGGAAATGAACTTAGATTGGGTAGGCAGATTGAAGCAGATAAAGATTCTCTTTTTGGTATTTCTAATTTTAAGAAAATATTGATATACTTTGCAGGACCTCTTTTTAATTTAATTTTGGGATTTATGTTTTTTATAATAATAGAGATGGTAGGCATTATTATTTTTGATTATCCTAGCAAAATAAATGTTACAAATAAGAATAGTGTAAGCAATTTTAGAGATGGGGATATTATTTCACGTGTTAATACTAGTGATATCAGGTATTTTTCCGATTTAAAGCAAGCTGTTCCAGTCAAAGAAGTTGATATAACTTTCACAATTTCAAGAGGTAGTGAGAATGTTAGCTTCAAAGAGCATACAAGTTTAGAAAAGCTTTTGGGAGAAATTAGGCCTTGGATAGATCTTGTTATTTCTAAGGTCGAGTCAAATTCCCCAGCTGAAGTCGCAGGGCTTAAAACTAATGATAAAATAATAGGGATTAATGATGTGGATTTAAATAATAGCAAAGAATTAAACAGCTTAATTATAAATCTTGATGTCGATGTAGTGGATATTAAATTTGAGAGGAATGGAGAAATTTTAACTTCAAAGTTGTTATTTCAAGATGCGAATAAATCTTTAGGGGTTTATTTCTTGCCTCGTTTAGAAAGAGTGATTAAAGCAGATAATTTAGGGATTGCTATTAAAAATTCTTTTAATAAAGTCTTAGATGTTCTAGGTGATATCTTATATTCCATTTTTGCATTATTAACTAATTTTACAAATAACTCTAAGAATATTGTAGGGCCTGTTGGACTTGTTAATATTCTTTCTGGATCTTCTTCACTAGGAGTTTCATATTGGCTTAATACTGTTGCTATTTTTAATTTACTGGTTGCTGGTATGAATTTATTTTTTGTTGTAATTCCTGTATTTGATGGAGGGCAAATTCTTATTAGTCTGATTGAGATTTTGCGTGGTAGGAGATTTAAGCCAAAATTTATTTATTATTTTTACAGCTTTGGCATTGTTTTGGTATTGGGTCTTTTTATTTTAGGACTTTTTAACGATCTTAATAATATTTTGGGGTGA
- a CDS encoding phosphatidate cytidylyltransferase codes for MFGFRSKKLTFIARLGTFMFFVPLILFLIFLEFKSYLFINILLFIFSGISAKEVNDLLKVKSSAISSVLAFLVGIFPPILTYVHFNIFDLGINVIFYLVIALVFSNWIVNLVFIKEHEIVNFLLQATSIIFILIYPGILISFIVAITTLPKAPILLLILFAMVSGNDTFAYLCGYFFGKNSYRPTIISPNKTIMGFLSGILFSVLVAVIVVFLGLINLTYGEAVIFGVLIGFFTIIGDLFESGLKRSAGVKDSGNIIPGRGGALDSIDSFLLTGPIFYLYLS; via the coding sequence TTGTTTGGTTTTAGGTCTAAAAAGTTGACATTTATTGCGCGACTTGGTACATTTATGTTTTTTGTTCCTTTAATTCTGTTTTTAATATTTTTGGAATTTAAAAGTTATTTGTTCATTAATATTTTACTTTTTATTTTTAGTGGAATTTCTGCTAAGGAAGTTAATGATTTGCTTAAGGTTAAATCCTCTGCTATTTCAAGTGTTTTAGCTTTTCTTGTAGGAATATTTCCTCCAATCTTGACGTATGTGCATTTCAATATTTTTGATTTGGGTATAAATGTGATATTTTATTTAGTTATAGCTTTAGTTTTTAGTAACTGGATTGTCAATTTGGTTTTCATTAAAGAACATGAAATTGTTAATTTTTTATTGCAGGCCACTTCAATAATTTTTATACTTATATATCCGGGTATTTTAATTTCATTTATTGTTGCTATTACTACTTTACCAAAGGCTCCTATTCTTTTATTGATACTTTTTGCTATGGTTAGTGGTAATGATACTTTTGCTTATCTTTGTGGATATTTTTTTGGAAAAAATAGTTATAGGCCCACAATTATCAGCCCCAATAAGACTATAATGGGATTTTTAAGTGGAATATTGTTTTCTGTTCTTGTTGCAGTAATTGTAGTATTTTTAGGGCTAATAAATTTGACCTACGGTGAAGCTGTGATTTTTGGTGTACTAATAGGATTTTTTACTATTATTGGCGATTTATTTGAGTCTGGACTTAAGCGTAGTGCAGGAGTTAAGGACTCTGGCAATATTATCCCTGGAAGAGGCGGCGCTCTTGATTCGATTGATTCATTCCTTTTAACAGGTCCTATATTTTATTTATACTTATCGTAG
- the uppS gene encoding polyprenyl diphosphate synthase, giving the protein MNSESLPMHVGIIMDGNRRWALERGLSSLEGHKEGLKRAKEIIKHSLKLGIKYLSFYVFSTENWSRTKHEIEDLMLLIVNYLSTEFEFYSTNNIKIIVSGDIEALDRGVRKAIIDAIDFTKDFDGIILNLAINYGGRNEIVRAVHRILRSDLNLEALDEIKFSKFLDNPELCDPDLLIRTGGDMRISNFLLWRIAYCEFVFSNILWPEYFISNYGEDLECFRNRKRNFGR; this is encoded by the coding sequence ATGAATAGCGAATCTCTTCCAATGCATGTTGGAATCATTATGGATGGAAATAGAAGATGGGCTTTGGAAAGAGGTCTATCTTCTCTTGAAGGGCATAAAGAGGGTTTAAAGAGAGCTAAGGAGATTATCAAGCATTCTTTAAAATTGGGTATAAAGTATTTGTCATTTTATGTTTTCTCTACAGAAAATTGGAGTAGGACAAAGCACGAGATAGAAGATTTAATGCTTTTAATTGTCAATTATTTAAGCACTGAATTTGAGTTTTACAGTACAAATAATATAAAAATAATAGTTTCTGGGGACATTGAGGCTTTGGATAGGGGGGTAAGGAAAGCAATCATTGACGCTATTGATTTTACTAAAGATTTTGACGGGATTATTTTGAATTTAGCAATTAATTATGGTGGTCGAAATGAAATAGTTAGAGCTGTCCATAGAATTCTGAGGAGTGATTTAAATCTCGAGGCCTTAGATGAAATTAAGTTTTCTAAATTTTTAGACAATCCGGAGCTTTGTGATCCCGACCTTTTAATACGTACTGGTGGAGATATGCGAATAAGCAATTTTCTTTTATGGAGAATTGCTTATTGTGAATTTGTTTTTTCAAATATTTTGTGGCCAGAGTATTTTATTTCTAATTATGGTGAAGATTTAGAATGTTTTAGAAATAGGAAGAGAAATTTTGGGAGATGA
- the frr gene encoding ribosome recycling factor translates to MEEYKALLDDKMDKVLLSLESEYKSLRTGRISSAIFDKVLVDYYGEKIPLSRVANIGIPEARMVVIQPWDKSLLAKIEQAILNSDLSMNPSSDGAVLRIKVPALTVERRKEIVKQAKKIAEEYRVAARHVRQELNTWAKKREKDSEITEDDLRRILEDVQKVTNSYIKRIDGILDLKTKEIMEV, encoded by the coding sequence ATGGAGGAATATAAGGCTTTATTGGACGATAAGATGGATAAAGTTCTTTTGTCTCTTGAGAGTGAATATAAATCTTTAAGAACGGGTAGAATCAGTAGTGCTATTTTTGATAAAGTGTTAGTTGATTATTATGGAGAAAAAATTCCTTTAAGTAGGGTTGCTAATATTGGTATTCCTGAGGCGAGGATGGTTGTTATTCAACCTTGGGATAAAAGTTTGTTGGCTAAGATAGAACAGGCTATACTTAATTCTGACCTTTCTATGAACCCTTCAAGTGATGGAGCAGTGCTTAGGATTAAGGTACCTGCGCTTACTGTTGAGAGGCGTAAAGAAATTGTCAAGCAGGCAAAAAAGATAGCTGAGGAATATAGAGTTGCAGCTAGGCATGTGAGGCAGGAGTTAAATACTTGGGCAAAAAAGCGAGAGAAAGATTCTGAGATTACGGAGGATGATTTACGACGGATTTTGGAGGATGTTCAAAAGGTTACTAATTCTTATATTAAGAGAATAGATGGAATTTTAGATTTAAAAACAAAAGAGATAATGGAAGTTTAG
- the tsf gene encoding translation elongation factor Ts yields the protein MSISPQEVKKLRDATGAGFSDCKKALDTVGGDFELAKRKLREMGIASADKRSDRDAKEGRVFSYISKERVGLLLMSCETDFVAMNNDFVNLGNSLIQQLVESGKDSLDSEQEHEIKNLAATIKENIQVKKIFLTSITSNELVKNYLHGEQSKIGVFVKLRVDDVSKIENENLNSLAMDLALHVAAFAPLYLDVDSICPNYVKDQEEVFIRQMEASGKPADIIKGIVSGKLKKHLGEISLLEQGFVKDDKLTVGEKIEEISKSISSKIEIVDFKYLGVG from the coding sequence ATGAGTATTAGTCCTCAAGAGGTAAAAAAGCTCAGAGATGCAACTGGGGCTGGATTTAGTGATTGTAAGAAAGCATTGGATACTGTTGGCGGTGATTTTGAATTGGCTAAGAGGAAACTTAGAGAGATGGGAATTGCATCAGCGGATAAAAGGAGTGATAGGGATGCTAAGGAGGGAAGAGTATTCTCTTATATAAGCAAAGAGAGAGTGGGTCTTTTGCTTATGTCATGTGAAACAGATTTTGTTGCCATGAATAATGATTTTGTGAATCTTGGAAATTCTTTAATACAGCAATTAGTTGAGAGTGGTAAGGATTCTCTAGATAGTGAGCAAGAACATGAAATTAAGAATTTAGCAGCTACGATCAAGGAAAATATTCAAGTAAAGAAGATTTTCCTTACGAGTATTACATCTAATGAGCTTGTTAAAAATTATCTTCATGGTGAGCAATCTAAAATAGGCGTTTTTGTTAAATTAAGGGTAGATGATGTTTCAAAAATAGAAAATGAGAACTTGAATAGTCTTGCAATGGATTTAGCTTTACATGTAGCAGCTTTTGCTCCGCTTTATTTAGATGTTGATAGTATTTGTCCTAATTATGTTAAAGATCAGGAAGAAGTGTTTATTAGACAGATGGAAGCTAGTGGGAAACCTGCCGATATAATTAAGGGGATAGTGTCTGGGAAACTTAAAAAGCATTTGGGAGAAATTTCTCTCTTAGAGCAGGGCTTTGTCAAGGATGATAAGCTTACTGTTGGAGAAAAGATTGAGGAGATTTCAAAATCGATTTCAAGCAAGATCGAGATAGTTGATTTTAAATATTTAGGTGTTGGGTGA
- the rpsB gene encoding 30S ribosomal protein S2, with amino-acid sequence MAVITMKSLLEAGVHFGHQVKRLDPRMKRFIFSERNEIHILDLQKTLQGIKDSYELVQSVIKSGKKVLFVGTKKQASEIIEQEAKRSDMPYVNNRWLGGMLSNFNTIKKSVQKLKKLEKMEVDGTFDMISKKEVSQLNREKLKLAKNLTGIKDMEDLPGAIFIIDPKREQIVINEARKLGIPIISVVDTNCNPDVIDCPIPGNDDAIRSVALFTKIISDAILESDKEVGIQIVENLNEEDLMDEIGVKNNTRELEEDKGE; translated from the coding sequence TTGGCAGTTATTACAATGAAGAGCCTTTTAGAAGCTGGAGTTCATTTTGGGCATCAAGTGAAAAGGCTTGATCCAAGGATGAAAAGATTTATCTTTTCAGAAAGAAATGAGATACATATTTTGGATTTACAAAAGACTTTGCAAGGCATTAAGGATTCTTATGAACTTGTTCAAAGCGTGATAAAGAGTGGGAAAAAGGTTTTGTTTGTTGGGACTAAAAAGCAAGCAAGCGAGATCATCGAACAGGAGGCTAAAAGAAGTGATATGCCTTATGTGAATAATAGATGGCTTGGCGGGATGCTTTCAAATTTTAATACGATTAAGAAATCGGTTCAAAAGCTAAAAAAATTAGAAAAAATGGAAGTTGATGGGACTTTTGATATGATTAGTAAGAAGGAAGTTTCTCAACTTAATCGAGAAAAGTTAAAATTAGCTAAGAATTTAACTGGGATTAAGGATATGGAGGATCTGCCGGGTGCAATTTTTATTATTGATCCTAAGAGAGAGCAAATAGTTATCAATGAAGCTAGAAAACTTGGTATCCCTATTATTTCAGTTGTTGATACAAATTGCAATCCAGATGTAATTGATTGTCCAATTCCTGGGAATGATGATGCAATTCGTTCTGTTGCTTTATTTACCAAGATAATATCTGATGCTATCTTGGAGAGCGATAAGGAAGTTGGGATTCAAATAGTTGAAAATTTGAATGAAGAAGACTTAATGGATGAAATTGGAGTTAAGAATAATACAAGAGAATTAGAGGAAGATAAAGGAGAATAA
- a CDS encoding Maf family protein — protein MIYKENFEIVLVSSSPSRAKFLESLKINFLSLSVEIDEDSIMKLVEDSATEKIANLKLASAIEKYGKDKCLITVDTLLRDDLVYVGKIRDEKEAFNRIIGWYSNKLVEVETSFCIFIPIKEREVKACEISLIKFRELNPDIVHHYIALGHWRDKSGGISLKNGVAEILIEYINGSYSNIVGLPIGLFYDILIREKVISAM, from the coding sequence ATGATTTATAAGGAAAATTTTGAGATTGTGCTTGTATCAAGTTCTCCTTCTAGAGCCAAGTTTTTAGAGTCTTTGAAAATTAATTTTTTGTCCCTTAGTGTTGAAATTGATGAGGATTCAATAATGAAATTAGTCGAGGATAGTGCTACAGAAAAAATAGCTAATCTTAAGCTTGCTAGTGCTATTGAAAAATACGGCAAGGATAAATGCTTAATTACTGTTGATACTCTGTTAAGGGATGACTTGGTTTATGTTGGTAAAATAAGAGACGAAAAAGAAGCTTTTAATAGAATAATAGGGTGGTATAGTAATAAGCTTGTTGAGGTAGAAACTAGTTTTTGTATATTTATTCCAATAAAAGAGAGAGAAGTGAAAGCTTGTGAGATTTCACTTATTAAATTTAGGGAGTTAAATCCAGATATTGTTCATCATTATATTGCTCTTGGACATTGGAGAGATAAATCTGGTGGCATAAGTCTTAAGAATGGCGTTGCGGAGATTTTAATTGAATATATTAATGGCAGCTATTCAAATATAGTAGGCTTACCAATTGGGTTATTTTATGATATTCTTATTAGAGAAAAAGTAATTTCCGCTATGTAA